A single window of Colletotrichum destructivum chromosome 9, complete sequence DNA harbors:
- a CDS encoding Putative GroES-like superfamily, alcohol dehydrogenase-like, quinone oxidoreductase PIG3 yields the protein MASKMRAIDIKDGKGPKENLFINDDTPKPTAGSGEALIKIKAFGINRMDQIQRLGMYPLPPQAPKTLGVEFSGTIESFGDGSHGDFKVGDEVFGLAYGGAYAEFIAVDSKMLLHKPDFLSWEQAAGIPETWITATQALFLVGEFSKGKSVLWHAGASGVSIAGIQLAKDAGASAIYATAGSKDKCDFVVNEVGATAAFNYKEEDWAEKVKEATGGKGVDVIVDFVGGGYFQKNLDVAARDARIVLLGLLGGPNIEGANIGPLLYKRIRLEGSTLRSRDVEYQGKLRDRLEEYVPHFKTGKLKVIIDTVLPWEKIQDAHGLLEANKNSGKIICTIS from the exons ATGGCTTCCAAAATGAGAGCAATTG ATATCAAGGATGGAAAGGGACCCAAGGAGAACCTCTTCATCAACGATGacacgccgaagccgacagCGGGCAGCGGCGAGGCCCTGATCAAGATCAAGGCCTTTGGGATCAACCGCATGGACCAGATCCAGCGTCTTGGCATGTACCCACTCCCGCCTCAAGCGCCAAAGACCTTGGGCGTTGAGTTCAGCGGGACCATTGAGTCTTTCGGTGACGGCAGCCACGGCGATTTCAAGGTTGGagacgaggtctttggcCTCGCGTACGGCGGCGCATATGCCGAgttcatcgccgtcgacagCAAGATGCTGCTGCATAAACCTGATTTCCTGTCGTGGGAGCAGGCTGCCGGCATCCCAGAG aCCTGGATCACGGCGACGCAGGCACTCTTCCTCGTGGGCGAGTTCTCCAAGGGCAAGTCGGTCCTCTGGCACGCCGGCGCCTCAGGCGTCTCCATCGCGGGCATCCAACTGGCCAAAGACGCTGGCGCGTCCGCCATCTACGCGACGGCAGGCTCCAAGGATAAGTGCGACTTCGTTGTTAACGAGGTCGGCGCCACCGCGGCCTTTAACTACAAAGAGGAGGACTGGgccgagaaggtcaaggaAGCGACGGGTGGCAAGGGCGTCGATGTGATTGTCGATTTCGTCGGTGGCGGTTACTTCCAGAAGaacctcgacgtcgcggcgCGGGACGCGCGCATCGTGCTGCTGGGCCTACTGGGTGGTCCCAACATCGAGGGGGCCAACATCGGCCCACTACTGTACAAGCGGATCAGGCTCGAGGGCAGCACGTTGCGGAGCAGGGACGTCGAGTACCAGGGCAAGCTGAGGGACCGGCTAGAGGAGTATGTGCCGCACTTCAAGACTGGAAAGCTCAAGGTCATCATTGACACGGTGCTGCCGTGGGAGAAGATTCAGGATGCTCATGGGCTTCTGGAGGCGAACAAGAACTCGGGCAAGATTATCTGTACAATTTCTTAG
- a CDS encoding Putative dienelactone hydrolase, alpha/Beta hydrolase, with protein MTQLDIATRAPESDAAETITEPVTENTSAADTPAQSTSPTTTTGGAGEHSEHCVSDRPAPAGQSSTGEIIKINDVDSYISKPADYPHAPARLLLLLTGGTGLKSVNNQLQADKFASEGFVVVMPDLFNGDPAPNSSTIESSEDNSSFLDTFKMKIVETAKSFQIDMWLARHTEEKVLPILYKVIEGAKEKFDDAVKNGDGIYAVGYCIGGRYILHLGSDKKVATGGQEPADAEAGEVKTGPFIKVGAIAHGASVIPDDFTGVKVPISFVCVENDPLFPEEVRTHGEDVMSKANLEHEVQVYPGVPHGFAVVGEYQDASIKDAQSTAYEQMLKWIKEH; from the exons ATGACCCAGCTCGACATTGCAACGAGAGCTCCCGAgagcgatgccgccgagaccATCACCGAGCCCGTGACCGAGAACACTTCTGCTGCTGACACGCCAGCCCAGTCAACCAGCCCTACTACGACTACGGGAGGCGCTGGCGAACACAGCGAACACTGCGTATCGGATCGACCAGCTC CGGCCGGCCAGTCCTCGACTGGCGAGATCATAAAGATCAACGATGTCGAC TCATACATCTCGAAACCCGCCGACTATCCTCATGCACCAGCTAGACTCCTGCTCCTCTTGACGGGGGGCACAGGCCTGAAGTCAGTAAACAACCAGCTCCAGGCCGACAAATTCGCCAGCGAGGGCTTCGTAGTGGTCATGCCTGACCTCTTCAACGGCGACCCCGCACCCAACTCTTCTACGATCGAGAGCAGCGAGGACAACAGCTCGTTCCTGGATACCTTCAAGATGAAAATCGTCGAAACTGCGAAGAGCTTTCAGATCGACATGTGGCTGGCGCGACAcacggaggagaaggtccTGCCGATCTTGTACAAGGTCATCGAGGGTGCTAAAGAGAAGTTTGATGACGCGGTGAAGAACGGCGACGGAATCTACGCAGTCGGCTACTGCATCGGAGGTCGCTACATTCTGCACCTAGGCTCCGACAAGAAGGTTGCGACTGGAGGTCAGGAGCCTGCTGATGCCGAAGCTGGCGAAGTTAAGACTGGTCCTTTCATCAAGGTCGGCGCGATAGCACATGGCGCGTCTGTCATTCCTGATGACTTCACCGGCGTCAAAGTGCCCATATCCTTTGTCTGCGTCGAGAACGACCCCCTCTTCCCCGAGGAGGTCAGAACGCATGGTGAGGATGTCATGTCCAAGGCGAACTTGGAGCACGAAGTCCAGGTCTACCCTGGCGTGCCGCACG GCTTCGCCGTTGTTGGCGAATATCAGGATGCGTCTATCAAGGATGCTCAGAGCACCGCATACGAGCAAATGCTGAAATGGATCAAGGAGCACTAG